A genomic window from Actinomycetaceae bacterium MB13-C1-2 includes:
- a CDS encoding DUF2550 family protein yields the protein MDQPSHIVLYIGPIAVVVLVVLLVVLIRMTVLNARSGSFPAFLLVKGRWVRGIAEYGSSNLSWRRRIGLSSAPSVLLARRHIDVVDSPEQWYQSSLVVVTLKTPTDSVSFALRSGDAAGLIAWIDSSPPGT from the coding sequence ATGGATCAGCCGAGCCATATAGTGCTGTACATCGGCCCTATTGCGGTGGTTGTACTGGTCGTGCTTCTGGTGGTTCTGATTCGCATGACAGTTCTGAACGCCAGATCTGGGAGTTTTCCCGCCTTTCTACTGGTGAAGGGTCGATGGGTTCGGGGTATTGCTGAGTACGGTAGTTCGAATCTTTCGTGGCGGCGAAGGATAGGTCTGTCTTCCGCGCCTAGCGTCCTTTTGGCTCGCAGACACATCGACGTGGTTGACAGCCCTGAGCAGTGGTATCAGAGCAGTCTGGTGGTTGTAACGCTCAAGACTCCAACAGATTCAGTTAGCTTTGCTCTTAGATCTGGTGATGCGGCTGGGCTCATCGCATGGATTGACTCGAGTCCCCCAGGCACCTGA
- a CDS encoding tetratricopeptide repeat protein produces the protein MSEGQVPASSGAVDLSSMGHQGSPEAASGPTGSPVASGFAAASSATAPPVDPTAPAIAAPLITEVTERSFEDVMALSQTVPVVLVLYTPGSLTSKQAITVMEDVARRSKGAFQLGKIDVEANPTLASAFQVQAVPAGVAVVARRPVPLFEGLPTPGQVEQILAELFQVAPQLGVVGRIEVRDEDLEKPMPPEHAAAREAEESGNWEEAIAAWKKVLANDPTDHEAKTALVRAQFEARQDEDETSADDSVEHAADELFAKGAESEAFDLLLEMISKSTDAEERDQFRSRLVELFQIATDKDAVKTARGRLATILMV, from the coding sequence TTGAGCGAGGGCCAGGTTCCAGCGAGTTCAGGTGCGGTAGATCTTTCATCAATGGGGCATCAGGGGAGCCCAGAAGCAGCGAGTGGACCCACCGGTTCACCAGTTGCTTCAGGTTTTGCTGCGGCGTCGAGTGCCACGGCTCCTCCAGTAGATCCGACGGCGCCCGCTATCGCCGCCCCGCTTATCACCGAGGTTACTGAGCGTAGTTTTGAAGACGTAATGGCTCTGTCCCAGACCGTTCCTGTCGTTTTGGTGCTCTACACTCCCGGTTCCCTTACCTCCAAACAGGCGATTACCGTTATGGAGGACGTAGCCAGGCGCAGCAAGGGCGCGTTCCAACTTGGAAAGATCGATGTCGAGGCAAACCCAACTCTTGCGTCGGCGTTCCAGGTCCAGGCGGTTCCTGCGGGGGTGGCGGTTGTCGCACGCCGTCCGGTTCCGTTGTTTGAAGGACTTCCAACGCCGGGTCAGGTCGAGCAGATTCTGGCGGAACTATTCCAGGTCGCGCCGCAGTTGGGTGTTGTGGGTCGTATAGAGGTCCGCGACGAGGACCTCGAAAAGCCGATGCCTCCTGAACACGCCGCTGCCCGTGAAGCGGAGGAAAGCGGCAATTGGGAAGAGGCGATCGCTGCCTGGAAGAAGGTCCTGGCTAACGATCCTACCGATCACGAAGCGAAAACGGCACTGGTCAGAGCCCAGTTCGAGGCACGTCAGGACGAAGATGAGACATCTGCTGACGACTCGGTTGAGCATGCCGCAGACGAGCTGTTCGCCAAAGGCGCGGAGTCTGAAGCTTTCGACCTGCTGCTCGAAATGATCTCTAAGAGCACGGATGCGGAAGAGCGCGACCAATTTCGGTCGCGACTGGTGGAACTGTTCCAGATCGCCACCGACAAGGACGCGGTCAAGACGGCACGCGGACGTCTTGCGACAATCTTGATGGTCTAG
- a CDS encoding amidohydrolase family protein, with protein MGDTRREWRGLVVLPDEEIADGVVITESDRIIWVGPAAAIPDELSGVSSEDLPDGAIIIPGLIDVHCHGGGGASFPDSTDLEQIKTAAGEHLRNGTTTLIASLVTAPVEILEQRAALLAEAVVMGIIEGIHFEGPFLSEARCGAQDPRYLIPATPDVARRLVAAAKGKAVSMTIAPERVAGTVGQEALGTLVAGDILPSWGHTDSGIQTAEIAVRTGREFIGDKTTPTRGGRATVTHLFNGMRPLHHRDPGPISVFLAAAERGEVVVEMINDGTHLDPLLVHQVLELVGRDNAVFVTDAMAAAGMPDGDYVLGPQAVRVEGGVARLAEGGAIAGGTARLLDCVRTAVLKSHISLVDAVYLGTVQGARILGLTDRGELAPGKRADLVVLGSGNLDVLRVVRGGELID; from the coding sequence ATGGGCGATACGCGGCGAGAGTGGCGCGGTTTGGTGGTACTTCCGGATGAAGAGATCGCTGACGGGGTCGTAATAACCGAGAGCGATCGAATCATTTGGGTTGGACCCGCCGCTGCAATCCCCGACGAACTATCCGGCGTATCGAGTGAAGATTTGCCTGATGGGGCGATAATAATCCCGGGCCTAATTGACGTACATTGCCACGGCGGTGGTGGGGCTTCGTTCCCAGATTCTACCGATCTTGAGCAGATCAAGACGGCAGCGGGAGAGCATCTCAGAAACGGGACCACCACTTTGATCGCATCGCTTGTTACCGCTCCCGTCGAGATCCTCGAACAGAGGGCCGCGCTGCTAGCGGAAGCGGTTGTAATGGGCATCATTGAGGGGATTCATTTCGAGGGTCCATTCCTCTCAGAGGCTAGGTGCGGGGCACAGGATCCTCGATACTTAATCCCGGCAACCCCGGACGTTGCGCGCCGACTAGTGGCGGCCGCCAAGGGCAAGGCCGTTTCAATGACCATTGCGCCGGAGCGGGTTGCCGGAACGGTCGGACAGGAGGCGCTAGGGACGCTTGTCGCTGGAGACATCCTGCCATCGTGGGGGCACACCGACTCGGGGATACAGACCGCAGAGATCGCTGTGAGAACAGGGCGAGAGTTCATTGGTGACAAGACGACCCCAACTCGGGGCGGGCGAGCAACCGTGACTCATCTGTTCAATGGGATGCGACCCTTGCACCATCGAGATCCGGGTCCCATATCGGTTTTCTTGGCGGCGGCAGAACGAGGCGAAGTAGTCGTTGAGATGATCAATGACGGCACCCATCTCGATCCTCTATTGGTACACCAGGTTTTGGAACTGGTGGGTCGTGATAACGCTGTTTTTGTTACTGATGCCATGGCCGCGGCGGGAATGCCCGATGGTGACTATGTTTTGGGGCCCCAGGCGGTCAGGGTTGAAGGAGGTGTGGCTCGTCTCGCCGAGGGGGGTGCAATCGCGGGTGGAACCGCCAGGTTGCTTGACTGCGTGAGAACCGCAGTGCTGAAGAGCCATATCTCGCTCGTGGATGCCGTGTATCTGGGTACGGTACAAGGAGCGAGAATTCTGGGGCTGACTGACCGAGGCGAACTGGCGCCGGGTAAACGCGCAGATCTCGTTGTTTTGGGCTCCGGCAACCTGGACGTTCTTCGGGTGGTTCGTGGAGGAGAGCTGATCGACTAG
- the nucS gene encoding endonuclease NucS: protein MRLLIADCSVDYSGRLDAHLPRAKRVLMIKADGSVLVHSDGGSYKPLNWMSAPCRLTEMEPLDSDIEAGVAEVWKVEPTKVDGSLVIRIFEKMADISEELGEDPGLQKDGVEAHLQQLLAEQVESILGSGWTLLRREHPTPIGPVDLVVYDPEKRPVAIEVKRRGGIDGVEQLTRYLELLGRESRYKNIRGVFAAQEIAPQARVLAEDRGIECLVLDYAAMRGMDNAEERLF, encoded by the coding sequence GTGCGGCTTCTAATTGCGGACTGCTCAGTTGACTACTCGGGAAGACTCGATGCTCACTTGCCCCGGGCAAAGCGGGTCTTAATGATTAAGGCCGATGGATCCGTTCTAGTTCATTCCGACGGCGGATCATATAAGCCGCTCAACTGGATGAGCGCGCCCTGTAGATTGACCGAAATGGAGCCTCTTGACTCCGACATTGAAGCCGGAGTAGCTGAGGTGTGGAAGGTTGAGCCAACCAAAGTGGACGGCTCCCTCGTTATCCGTATTTTTGAGAAGATGGCTGACATTAGCGAAGAGCTGGGAGAGGACCCCGGACTGCAAAAGGATGGCGTCGAAGCTCACCTGCAGCAGTTGCTTGCCGAACAGGTCGAATCGATCTTGGGATCGGGATGGACTCTGTTACGACGGGAGCACCCGACTCCCATCGGTCCAGTTGACCTGGTTGTTTACGACCCCGAAAAGCGGCCCGTTGCGATCGAGGTAAAGCGGCGTGGGGGAATAGATGGAGTCGAGCAACTGACGCGCTATTTGGAGCTATTGGGGAGAGAGTCGCGCTACAAGAATATTCGGGGTGTCTTCGCCGCCCAAGAGATAGCGCCTCAAGCCCGTGTGCTCGCGGAAGATCGAGGCATAGAGTGTTTGGTGTTGGACTATGCCGCGATGCGCGGTATGGATAACGCTGAAGAGAGGCTGTTCTGA
- a CDS encoding F0F1 ATP synthase subunit epsilon, giving the protein MSNDRLRVEVVGLSGPLWSGEADYVSIPAIDGRLGILSGRQPVLAVLSPGTVEIQRGDGEDIKVEVEAGFASVDADFVTVVVEGGMLEQ; this is encoded by the coding sequence ATGAGTAACGACAGGCTTCGAGTCGAGGTTGTTGGACTCTCCGGGCCACTGTGGTCCGGAGAAGCCGACTATGTCTCGATTCCTGCTATTGATGGTCGTTTGGGTATTCTTAGCGGCAGACAACCGGTACTCGCGGTACTTAGCCCTGGAACGGTAGAGATCCAGCGCGGTGATGGTGAGGACATCAAAGTAGAGGTTGAAGCGGGCTTTGCCTCTGTTGATGCAGATTTTGTGACGGTTGTGGTCGAGGGAGGGATGCTAGAGCAGTAG
- the atpD gene encoding F0F1 ATP synthase subunit beta, translated as MATEETKTAEGRVARVVGPVVDIEFPPDAIPAQFNALTVEIDMRGQGEGEGLTTLTMEVEQHLGDNMVRAIALKPTDGLVRGARVSDTGGPIVVPVGDVTKGHVFNVTGECLNLEKGETLKVEETWPIHREPPSFDKLQGQEKMFETGIKSIDLLTPYVLGGKIGLFGGAGTGKTVLIQEMIQRVAQDHGGVSVFAGVGERTREGNDLIHEMEEAGVFDKTALVFGQMDEPPGTRLRVALTGLTMAEYFRDVQNQDVLLFIDNIFRFTQAGSEVSTLLGRMPSAVGYQPNLADEMGLLQERITTAGGNSITSIQAIYVPADDYTDPAPATTFAHLDAVTELNRDIASRGLYPAIDPLTSTSRLLDPKVVGQEHYDVATHVKSILQKNKELQDIIAILGVDELSEEDKVTVARARRIEQFLSQNTYMAEKFTGVPGSTVPLSETIEAFKRIAEGYYDQVPEQAFFNIGGIEDLERKWHELEKSA; from the coding sequence ATGGCTACAGAAGAAACGAAGACCGCCGAGGGTCGAGTTGCCCGCGTGGTTGGTCCCGTGGTCGACATTGAGTTCCCACCGGACGCGATTCCCGCGCAGTTCAACGCGCTCACCGTGGAAATCGACATGCGCGGACAGGGCGAGGGAGAGGGACTAACAACCCTGACGATGGAGGTTGAGCAGCACCTCGGCGACAACATGGTTCGCGCCATCGCGCTTAAGCCTACTGACGGTTTGGTTCGTGGCGCGCGAGTGAGCGACACGGGTGGCCCCATTGTTGTCCCCGTTGGTGACGTCACTAAAGGACACGTCTTTAACGTCACCGGCGAGTGCCTGAACCTGGAAAAGGGTGAGACCCTGAAGGTCGAGGAGACCTGGCCAATCCATCGCGAACCCCCAAGCTTTGACAAGCTTCAGGGCCAGGAAAAGATGTTCGAAACCGGCATCAAGTCGATCGACCTGCTTACTCCCTACGTGCTCGGCGGAAAGATCGGCCTGTTCGGAGGCGCTGGTACCGGCAAGACAGTTTTGATTCAAGAGATGATTCAGCGAGTCGCCCAGGACCACGGTGGTGTTTCCGTGTTTGCTGGTGTTGGCGAACGTACTCGCGAAGGCAACGACCTAATCCACGAGATGGAGGAGGCCGGGGTCTTCGACAAGACGGCCTTGGTCTTCGGTCAGATGGATGAGCCGCCAGGGACCCGACTTCGCGTTGCACTCACAGGCCTGACGATGGCCGAGTACTTCCGCGACGTCCAAAACCAGGACGTACTTTTGTTCATCGATAACATATTCCGGTTCACCCAGGCTGGTTCTGAGGTTTCGACCCTTCTTGGACGGATGCCGTCAGCCGTTGGCTACCAGCCAAACCTTGCTGACGAGATGGGTCTGTTGCAGGAACGTATCACGACTGCTGGCGGTAACTCGATTACCTCGATTCAGGCCATCTACGTCCCGGCAGATGACTACACAGACCCGGCTCCGGCCACGACGTTCGCGCACTTGGATGCTGTCACGGAGTTGAATCGTGATATCGCATCTCGCGGACTATACCCAGCGATTGACCCACTGACATCGACCTCGCGTCTTTTGGACCCGAAGGTGGTTGGGCAGGAGCACTACGACGTCGCAACTCACGTGAAGTCGATTCTCCAGAAGAACAAAGAACTCCAGGACATTATCGCAATCCTGGGCGTCGATGAGCTCTCCGAAGAAGACAAAGTCACGGTGGCCCGCGCCAGGCGAATCGAGCAGTTCCTCTCCCAGAACACCTACATGGCTGAGAAGTTCACGGGTGTTCCCGGCTCCACCGTTCCCCTGTCGGAGACCATTGAGGCCTTCAAGAGGATCGCTGAAGGATACTACGACCAGGTGCCGGAGCAAGCCTTCTTCAACATTGGTGGAATCGAGGATCTCGAGCGTAAGTGGCATGAGCTAGAGAAGTCGGCATGA